GAAGATCTACGGACAATATCCCATGAATCACGTATTTCTTCTGTTTTCCCATTCACCACGTTGATATCGAGTCCTTCGTGCTAAACCTTCTGACGTGCTTGTTGTTTCCCCCGACAATTGCCATGACAGGAATAGAGCATGAACTGGATTGCATTGTTGCTGTCCGCATTGATGTGGACACCCGGGGCGCCCCCTGCCCCCACTCCCACCCCTACCCCCAGCCCGACTGCACCGGTTCCGACCACAACCACTCCTCCTCCCGCACCACCGGTACAAGGCGGAGTCCTGTGGGAAGACGCGTTCAACGGAACCGGAGCCGTCGATGCCAGCAAGTGGACATTCCAAACCGGCAGGTGGGGTGCAAGTTCCGGTGAGCAGCAGTACTACACCAACTCGACGTCCAACGCGTCGATGAGCAACGGCGCCCTGCAGATCACCGCTCGACGCGAGAATCCACCCGACGGGGTGCGCGCACCCGACAACATCACGAGCGCACGCGTCGTAAGCTTCGGGAAACAATCCGTAACCCCGCCAGTTCGAATAGAAGCATCCATAAAGATGCCAAGAGCCGCCGGTTTACTTCCGGCATTCTGGTTATTGGGATTGGAACCGGGACATGAATACGATTGGCCGCGTCAGGGTGAAATCGACGTCGTAGAAATTCCGGGAACCAATGGCCCGTCTTTCAATCTGCATGGTCCATCGCGCAGCAATTCTTCGGTGGACGTCAAGTCCGGCGGCGACACCACTCCTCTGTCCGACGCTTTTCACACCTACCGCGTCGACTGGCTGACCGACAGGATCACCTGGTTCATCGACGGGGTGGCCAAGTATTCACTGACCAAGGCCCAGTACGAAGCGAAGGGCGGCAACTGGACTCCGTTCTCGGGCGCCTTCCCGCACTACGTGCTTCTCAACGTGGCAGTCGGCAACAACTGGGTCGGCAAGGTCCCCGCCTCGACGCCGTTCCCGCAAACGATGAGTGTCGACTGGATCAAAGCGAGCCGAATCTCCTGAGGGTTGTCACGTTTGTGAATCATCACACCGCACAGCTCCACTGACTGGGACATAACACTCAATTGGGCATAGCATCCAGAAGGGACGTAACCGAGGTCGAGGTGTGGCATGAAATTCCGACTTACGCTGGGCTTCAGCGCCGTATGTGTCATGGGCGTCTGCACTGCTTTGGGAATGGGAGTCGCGTCGGGTGCGCCGGGAATCCCGACGACACCGGGACCCGCGCAATCCAACCACGCTGATGCGATCAGATACTCCAAGGCGAATCCCGACGCTGTTCCTCCGGGCGTCAACGATCCCGAATGCGTTCCGACATCCGAGCATTCGGAACCGGTGATCCTGGTCCCTGGCACCGACGCCACGGTGTACTCCGACTGGGCCGGTCTCGGGCCGGTACTGAAAGCGGCAGGCTACTGCGCCTACGCGTTGAACTACGGCGCGTCACCGGACGGAACGAGCTACGGCTTCAGCGACATCGCCGGCAGCGCAGAACAACTGAAAGAGTTCACCGACTCGGTACTGGCATCGACGGGCGCAACTTCGGTGAACCTCATCGGATACTCCCAGGGCGCTGCGGTCACCCGCTACTACACCAACCGCCTGGGCGGGGCCGAAGTGGTGGACAAATGGATCGGCATCGCCTCACCTACCTACGGCGGCACTGCATACGGCACCTCCCCTGTGCTGCAAGCAGTTCCGGGTGGAACGACACTCGTCGCCGGTAGGTTCGGTCCGGCGCTCGTCGAACTGCTGCAGGGTTCGGAGTTTCTGAACCAACTCAATGCCGGCGGCGATACCGTGCCCGGAGTCGCCTACACCAGCATCGCCACACGAGTCGACGAGACGATCCAGCCTTATACCAATGCGCTGCTTCGGGACCCTGGTGCCACCAACATCGTGATCCAGGACGTCTGCCCGCAGGACAACGTCGCGCACTTCACCTTCACCTACGATCCGACCGCCATCGGGCTCGTCCTCGCCGCCCTCGACCCGTCCGCCGGGATCGTCGCACCCTGTGGCCCCGTCCCACTCGGTGCCGGAATTCTCGACGTCGTCATCGCGAGCAACCAACAAATCACCGAACACCGCTGAGATTCGCGGCCGACAACTGATAGGCACGCAGGCCTACGTACAGTTCCGAGCACTGAATCGGGTCCAGAAAGTCGCGACCTGTCAGCTCGCCGATCCTCCGCAAGCGATACAGCACTGTGTTGCGGTGGTAATGCAACCGCGACGCGGCCTCGCTGGTCGAACCTTTGGAGTCGAACCACGCATCCAGAGTCGCCAGCAGGCTGTCTCGCTCCCCGTCGGGAAGGTCGAGCAGGCGGCCGAGGATCTGCCGGGTAGCCGCCTGCGCACTGTCCGGATGCCGAGCCAGCATCAATGCCACCGGAACCGCGTCGAAGCGGGTCAGCGCACTGCCATCCACGCGGGCACAGGTCCGCGCCAACCTGGCCTGCTCGACGGCCGTCGGCATTCCAGCCGGTGACGAGAATCCGGCACTGACCCCGATGGCCGCATCGGTGACGCCGTTGTCGATACTGCCCAGAACCTCCTCGAGGAGAGCATCGGACGTCGCGAACAGCAACCCCAGGGTGCCGTCGACTTCGGAGTCCCACACCGCACCGATGCCCCGCGTCGACAGTCCGACATCACGTGAGCCCGCGGAGACGATGACGAACGATCCACGATCGGGAATTCGGAAGGTCCGCACCGCGTCGGCCACGGCGGCCGGGTTCGAGACATGATCACCGAACAGTGCCCGCACGAGCCGCCGTCGGGATTCCGCATCCTGCTCGGACAGTGTGTCCACCGTCGAGCGATACGCCTCCGCCGCAGCGTCGGAACAGACGTCGACGAGCGCCCAGACCTGCGCTGCCATCCCGAGCAGGGCTCGCGAGGGTTCTCCGTCGGACCGATTCATCAACTCTTCCCAGATGAGTCGACCGCCCAGCCGATACGCGTGCAGCAACGCGGCGAGCGGGACACCCTGTTCGGCCTTCAATCGCCCCGTCGCGTGCGCCGAAGACAGATCCGGTGCGCCGTGACCGGCCAGGCAACCGATCATCGCGCGCAGATTCTCCCGGCAGGCGCTGCGCAACTCGTCCTCGGTCAACAGCGAGGCCTCGAGGTATCCGTGCTCGGCGTCGAGTATGCGGTGGACCAACGTTTCGGCCAGCATCTCCGTCGAGTCGAGGAGTGGCGCAGCGAGGTCGGTCGACACGAGCACAGTGGTCGGAGTACTGGTTGCCATGGTCGAAGCGTAGCGCCGCCCCCCTGCCCTTGGTTGTGCCATCGCACAACCATGTGACCGACTTGGAGAGCGCGGGCCTATAGCGCTCACGGTCGAATGAGACGACAATCACATCAGAAGTGGACGTACGCGCACCCCGAACAAAGAGAAGAGCCAACCCCTTGACCGATCGAATCGAACCCGACCTGCACATCGCGCTCACCCCCGAAGACGAGACGCACCGCCTGGTCGACGCCGCACTCGAAGAGTTGAGCGCAGGCGAGAAGAAGTGGGCGACCCTGACATTGGCAGCACGTCGGGCGCTGCTCGAGCAAGTGCGAGACCTGACCGTCTCGCACGGCGCCGAGTGGGTCACCGCCGCGTGCTCGATCAAGGGCCTCGACCCGTCGTCGTCTCTCGTCGGTGAGGAATGGATCTCCGGTCCCTACGCATTCGTCAGCGGCGCATCCACCCTCGCGCACACTCTGGCTGCCCTGGAATCGGGCACCAGCCCGCTCGCCCAGGCACACTTCGGTTCCGCACCCGGCGGACGCACCACGGTCCAGGTATTGCCGCTGAGCATCTTCGACTCGCTGCTGCTCAACGGATTCAGCGCCGATGTGTGGCTGAAACCGGGAATCGACGCCGATACCGCAAAACGCACCGCAGGCCTGGCCCAACGCGATCCCGCGCACACCAAGGGCATCGGCGTCGTGCTCGGCGCCGGCAACATCATGTCCATCGCGCCGCTGGACACACTGTACGAACTCTTCGCCCACAACCGCGTCGTCGCGCTCAAACTCAACCCGATCACCGACCCGTTGCTTCCGGTGCTGAGAAAAGTCCTTCGGCCGCTGATCGACGCCGGCGTCGTCCGCTTGCTCACCGGTGGAGCCGAGGCGGGCACCTACCTGGTCAACCACGACCTGGTCGATCACGTGCACATGACCGGTAGCTCGATCACCCACGACGCCATCGTCTTCGGGCCAGGACAGACCGGCGTCGAACGCAAAGCCGCCAACGATCCGATACTGACCAAGCCGATGACGAGCGAACTCGGCGGTGTCTCACCGACCATCGTTCTCCCCGGTGAGTGGAGCGCAGCCGACATCGAATTTCAGGCCGAACACGTTGCCACACAACGCCTGCACAACAGTGGCTACAACTGCATCGCATCACAGGTGGTCGTACTGTCCTCCAACTGGAGCCAGCGGGACCAGTTCCTCGCCGCACTCCGCAAGGCACTCGACTCGGCACCTTCCCGTCGCGCGTACTACCCCGGCAGCGACACTCGTGTAGCGGGCGCCCTGGAGAACTATCCGAAGGCCTCGCGGCTCTCCGGCGGACGCGTCCTGATCGACGACATCGACCCAGGAAAAGAATCGTCACTGCTGGAGACCGAGTACTTCGCACCAGTTCTCGGCGTCATCGAACTCCCCTACGACGGAGATCAATTCGCCGCAAAGGCAGTGATCACCGTCAACGACAAATTCGTCGGCACCCTGGGGGTCAACATCATCGCCCACCCCAAAACCATCGATCGACTGGGCGCGAAGTTCGACTCGATGCTGGCCGAACTGAACTACGGCACGATCGCAGTGAACGCCTGGACCGGAGTCGGATTCCTCACCGCCGCCGCATCGTGGGGCGCGTTCCCGGGCCACACGATCGACGACGTCCAGAGCGGAATCGGCATCGTCCACAACGCACTGCTGATCGACGGTGCCGAACGCACCGTCGTGCGCGGACCTTTCCGTCCATCTCCTCGCTCGCTGATCAACGGCGAATGGTCGATCTCCCCCAAGCCGCCATGGTTCGTCAACAACCGGACGGCCGCGACCACCGGTCGACTGTTGACGGGATTCGCCGGAAAGCCGTCCTGGGCAAAGCTTCCGGCCATCTTCGCCTCCGCGTTGCGCGGCTAGAGACAAAGGTACATTCCTCTATGTCACAACCAGCTATCGTCGACTACGTAATAGTCGGTGCCGGATCCTCCGGGGCAGTACTCGCCAATCGGCTTAGCGCCGACCCGCGCAACACCGTCGTGGCACTCGAAGCGGGCCCGGAAGACAAGAACAAATTCGCCCACATCCCCGCGGCCTTCTCCAAACTGTTCCGCAGTGACGTGGATTGGAACTACGACACCGAACCGCAGCCAGAACTGCGGGACCGCAGCATCTACTGGCCCCGCGGCAAGATGCTCGGCGGGTCTTCCTCGATGAACGCGATGATGTGGGTCCGCGGGTTCGCCGCCGACTACGACGAGTGGGCCACCCTGTCGGACTCCTCGTGGTCGTTCGAGAACGTCGTACCGTACTTCCGGAAGATCGAAAGCATCGAAGCCACAAAGGAACTCGACGCGGGCACCGGTGGGCCGCTGATCGTGTCCAACCAGCGCAGTCCCCGCGCCTCGACCACATCCTTCCTCGACGCCGTCCAGGAAGCGGGATACGCCGTCGAAACCGCCAATCGCGCTGAGCCCAAGGGCTTCTCGCAGACCATGGTCAACCAGAAACGCGGTGCCCGCTGGAGCACTGCCGACGCGTACCTCGCACCGATTCGCAAGCGGCCCAACCTGACCATCCTCACCGAAGCACACGCAACGCGCGTCGTCTTCGAAGGGTCCGCCGCCGTCGGCGTCGAATACACCAAGGACGCGATCACCCACACCGTCCGCGCCGCCAAGGAAGTCATTCTCGCCGGGGGTGCAATCAACACGCCACAATTGCTGATGCTCTCGGGTATCGGCGACACAGCGCAACTGGCCGCACACGGCATCGCCGTACAGCACCACGCCCCGGAGGTCGGTAAAAACCTGACCGACCACCTGTGCGCGCTCATCGGCTGGAAGACCGAATCCGATTCACTGTTCCACGCCGAGAAAATCCCGCAACTCGTCAACTACTTGACTCGCCGACGCGGCATGCTCACCTCGAACGTCGCCGAAGCCTACGGATTCATCAAGAGTCGAGACGAAGTACCGTTCCCCGACGTCGAAATCATCTATGCCCCCGCCCCGTTCTTCGACGAGGGACTCATCGCGCCGGACGCCCACGCCGCCGTCATCGGAGCAGTGCTGCTCAAACCGGTGAGCCGCGGCGAGATCAGTCTTCGTTCCGCCGACCCACTGGCCAAAGCCGTCATCGAACCCCGCTACCTCAGCGATCCCGACGGCACCGATCGGCGCGCGATAATCGAGGGACTACGGGCCTGCACGACTATTGCCTCGCAACCCTCCCTCCAAAGATTGCTCGGAGACATCGTCCGACCACGCGTGAAAGCAGACATCTCGACCCAGGACCTGCTGACCGAAGCCCTGGAGCAGAACGCGCACACCCTCTACCACCCGGTGAGCACCTGCCGAATGGGCAACGACAGCTCGAGCGTCGTCACCCCGGATCTCCGGGTCCGTGGCGTCGACAACCTACGGGTCGCGGACGCGTCGATCATGCCGACGATCATCCGCGGCCACACGCACGCGCCGAGCGTGCTGATCGGTGAGAAAGCCGCGGACCTGATACTGCGATGAGGGGACGGGTCACATACCCGTCGCTACCGGACGAGCCGGAGCGCCTGACCATTGTGACCACGACCCGGGATAGAGGGCGGCATCTATCCCGGCGATAGCCAGCGCAGCCACCTGATGGGCGGCCGTGATGCCCGACCCGCAGTACACCCCGACCTGCGGCTTCACCCCGCCGAACCGTTCGCGGAGCGCCTCCGCCGTCAGGAATCGCCCGTCCGCGTCGAGGTTGGCGCTGGTCGGAGCACTGATCGCGCCGGGGATGTGGCCGGCGCGCGGATCCACCGGCTCGAACTCGCCCGAGTACCGTTCGGCGGCCCGCGCGTCGAGCAGCGTTCCGGACTCCGCGAGTGCGGCTGCTTCCTCGGTCGTGAGCGTCGGCAGGTGTCCCACGCTGAGCTGGACATCTCCTGGCTCCGACGCGACCTCCTCGCCCGCGGAGGTGTCGTTGCCTTCCGCGATCCAGGCAGCCAGACCGCCGTCGAGCAGGGTTACCTCGTCGAAGCCGGCCCACTTCAACAGCCACCACGCTCGCGCCGCAGCGAGATTACCGGTGTTGTCGTAGACGACGACGGGTACGCCGGTGGTGACCCCCCAGCGTCGCGCAGCCGCCTGGAGCCTCTCGATGGATGGCAACGGGTGCCTACCCTCGGGGGAGGGGGGTTCGGCGAGTTCGTTTTCCAGGTCGACGAACACCGCGCCCGGGATATGTGCGTCGCGATAGTGCTGGCGGCCGTCCGAATCTCCCAGCGCCCAGCGAACATCGAGCACTACGGGCGGAACGAGGGTACGCAGTGCGGACTTCAGGTCGGTGACATCACGAGTCTCCTGTGGCATGCGTGAATTTTGCTCCACTTTCGCTCGGAATCGACGGAAACCCGCCCGGTTGGAGCGAAAGTGGAGCAAAATTCACGGTACTAACCAAACCGGACTTCCGGTTACGTGGCCTCAGGTAACGGTCCGGCAACGGTCACGTATCGAACTCGACTCGGGCCTACTACGAATGTTCGGATCAGACATTCTGCCCATATTTCCGTGTTCGTTCGTGAGAACATTTGCCTACCAAGGTGATTTGCCAAACTGTTCGGTCCGGGTCGGGAAGCCCGCATACGAGATTTCAACGGTTCCGCATGCCAGCACTACGTACCGGACTAAGATCGGACCCATCCGGAACGGACCCTGCGGCGAATTACCTACAACGCTCAACACTTGAGCCAACGAAAGGTAGATCCTCACATGATCTCGATCCGTAAAGTTATGGCCGCCACCGCAATCGGCGCAATGACCTTGGTGCCACTCGCTGCATGCTCGAGTGACGACTCATCGAGCACCTCGAGCACCACGTCAGCTTCGGCTGCCGCGACCACCGAGGCAATGCCGGCGCCGGCCGCCGAGGTCGATGACCTCAGCAAAGGTGTCAGCACCGCTGTAGCTCTCGATCCAGGCTTCACCGGCGCCCTGACGACCCTGGGCCTCACCCCCGGAGTTGTCGGAACTGCAACTCTCGTAGACGGATCCGTTATTTTCCCGATCACCGGCGGCAGCGTCAAGTACTGGGAGCCGGGCACGGTCGATCCCTACGTCCAGGGCGAGATCATGCACAACGGCAGCGGACTGTCCCTGACCGCAGGTGAGACCGTCGTCGATCTCACCGACTTCGACATCGATCCGGGTACCTCGGTTCTCACCGGAACCGTCACGGTCAACGGCAAGGTCGCCGCAGAAGATGCAGTGCTCTTCGACCTCGACGGCCGCACCCTGAAGCCGTTGGCAACCGGCCCGAACAACACGGCCATTCTGCAGGGCACCGAGGTCAAGATCTCCGAGACCGCCGCCGGCCTGCTGAACGACACGTTCAAGACCGATGCTGTCACCCCCGGCCTGCTCGTGGGCGTTGCAACCATCACCGTCGCAACTGCGTAAATGACCGACGAAACCGTCCGCGCGAGGTCACCGCATATGGCGGCCTCGCGCGGACGGTTTCGTAGTCCGCTCAGAGGCCCCTGGCTCACTTCGATCTTCGGCGCAGTACTGCTTGCCGGTTTGCCCATCGTCATCCTCACCGGGTTGGCGTCCTACATGGCATACGGTCCACAATTCGGCCAGGCCCTTCCTACCGACGTCGGTTGGCTGCGGCTCCCTTACTTCGACTGGCCGACCAACCCATCGTGGCTGTACCGCCTCACCCAAGGTCTGCACGTCGGCCTCGGATTGATCCTGGTTCCGATCGTGTTGGCAAAACTGTGGTCGGTCATACCCAAGCTGTTCGTGATACCGCCGATCCGCTCGGTTTCCGAAGCACTGGAACGGCTTTCCCTGCTCGCGCTCGTCGGCGGGATTCTATTCGAGATCGTGACCGGAGTTCTCAACATCCAGTACGACTACATCTTCGGCTTCAGCTTCTACACCGCCCACTACTGGGGCGCATGGATCTTCATCGCCGGCTTCGTATCGCACGCGATCATCAAGACGCCGTTGATGTTTCGTACTCTTCGCTCCCGCTCGCTCATCCAGGTCCTCGCGGACAAGCAAACCGAGCAGGAAGTCGATACCAACGGATCCGACCTCATCGCCGAGAACCCCACCGATCCCACGATCAGCAGGCGCGGCGCCCTTGCCCTCGTCGGCGGCGGCGCACTGTTCGTCGCAGTCCTCACCGTTGGGCAGACCACCGGTGGGTTCCTCCGCAACACCGCGATACTCCTGCCCCGTGGTCGGTCGTACGGGGATGGACCCAACGATTTCCAGATCAACCGCACAGCCTCCGCAGCCCGCATCACCGAGGACACCACGGGCGCGAGCTGGACCCTCGAACTGACCGGAGGTGCGAGCGCGGTGACATTCACCAGAGACGCCCTCCTGCGGATGGAGCAACACACCGCCGATCTGCCCATCGCCTGCGTCGAGGGATGGTCGACGGTTCAGAGGTGGACCGGCGTCCGGTTACGCGACCTCGCTTCCGCAGCCGGCGTCGAGGATCTTCGGTCGGCGCAGGTCACCTCGCTCGAGGAGAATGGGCCTTTCCGTCAGGCCACACTGCAGTCCAACCAGGTCCTCGACGCCGATTCACTGCTCGCACTGCAGGTCAATGGCGTCGACCTCTCCCCCGACCATGGGTACCCCGCACGGATCATCGTCCCGGCCATGCCAGGAGTGCACAACACCAAATGGGTGAAGGCAATCGAATTCCGGAGCGCGTGATGGCAGCGTTCACCCGCGTCTACGGCACCCGCCCCCTGCACCTACTTGCAGTGTGTTTCGCGTTGGCGCTGGTGGGGTACGTGGTCTACGTGGCAGGCATAGCGACGTTCTGGAATCGGAACGTCTGGTGGCAGTCGATTGCAGTGTGGTTCGCCGGTGCCATCGTCGTCCACGACCTCCTTCTCTTTCCCCTGTATTCGCTCGCCGACCGCTCGCTCACTGCCGGACTCGACGCGATGCGCGGACGAGCTCCTGCACTCACCTGGCGCGTATCCCCGCTCAACTACATCCGTATCCCGCTCATGGGCACGGCGCTGACTTTCGTCCTGTTCTTTCCCGGAATCATTCAGCAAGGATCCGAAACATTTACTACAGCAACCGGATTGACGCAGGAGCCCTATCTCGGTCGTTGGCTGGTACTGACAGCGGTGCTGTTCGGGGTCAGCGCACTGGCGTACGCGATCCGTATCGCACAGACCTCGATCAGGAGAGCGACGTGAGAGTGACGGCGGACGAACTGTTCAGAAGAGCCTCCTGTGGCCTGCCCTGTTGGATGGGGCACTCGGACGGAACCCGCGAACCGCTACCGACTGCGCGCTGGATGGGCGGTCCGGCATCGAGCACCGAAGACCGAATAGCCGACGGCCGGATGATCGGCCACTGCAACGGCCCCACCCTCGATCTCGGCTGTGGGCCCGGTCGACTCACCGAGGGCCTGGCACGACGCGGCATCTCCGCGCTCGGCGTCGACACCTCGAAGAAGGCCGTCGATCTGACTGTCGGGCGCGGTGGACGGGCGGTACTTCGCGATCTGTTCGAGCCCCTACCCAATGCCGGTGACTGGGCCTGTGTCCTGCTGGCCGACGGCAACATCGGCATCGGCGGCGACCCGGTCCGGTTACTTCGCCGAGCAGCAGAGCTCATTCGACCGGACGGCGCCGTCATCGCCGAGGTCCACGCGCCCGGTGCCGCCGAAGTACAACCACAGACAGTTCGGTGGGAGACCGACACGATGGTGGGTGACTGGTTCGCGTGGGCGAGCGTCAGCGCCAACGCAACCTATGCCATCGCCCATTCCGCCGGCCTCGCCGTCGTCGATATCGCACCGATCCACGGACGGTTCTTCGCACGGCTGGAGCGTGCTTAACCGCCCGCGCAGCG
This region of Rhodococcus sp. PAMC28707 genomic DNA includes:
- a CDS encoding GMC family oxidoreductase N-terminal domain-containing protein; the encoded protein is MSQPAIVDYVIVGAGSSGAVLANRLSADPRNTVVALEAGPEDKNKFAHIPAAFSKLFRSDVDWNYDTEPQPELRDRSIYWPRGKMLGGSSSMNAMMWVRGFAADYDEWATLSDSSWSFENVVPYFRKIESIEATKELDAGTGGPLIVSNQRSPRASTTSFLDAVQEAGYAVETANRAEPKGFSQTMVNQKRGARWSTADAYLAPIRKRPNLTILTEAHATRVVFEGSAAVGVEYTKDAITHTVRAAKEVILAGGAINTPQLLMLSGIGDTAQLAAHGIAVQHHAPEVGKNLTDHLCALIGWKTESDSLFHAEKIPQLVNYLTRRRGMLTSNVAEAYGFIKSRDEVPFPDVEIIYAPAPFFDEGLIAPDAHAAVIGAVLLKPVSRGEISLRSADPLAKAVIEPRYLSDPDGTDRRAIIEGLRACTTIASQPSLQRLLGDIVRPRVKADISTQDLLTEALEQNAHTLYHPVSTCRMGNDSSSVVTPDLRVRGVDNLRVADASIMPTIIRGHTHAPSVLIGEKAADLILR
- a CDS encoding lipase, which produces MKFRLTLGFSAVCVMGVCTALGMGVASGAPGIPTTPGPAQSNHADAIRYSKANPDAVPPGVNDPECVPTSEHSEPVILVPGTDATVYSDWAGLGPVLKAAGYCAYALNYGASPDGTSYGFSDIAGSAEQLKEFTDSVLASTGATSVNLIGYSQGAAVTRYYTNRLGGAEVVDKWIGIASPTYGGTAYGTSPVLQAVPGGTTLVAGRFGPALVELLQGSEFLNQLNAGGDTVPGVAYTSIATRVDETIQPYTNALLRDPGATNIVIQDVCPQDNVAHFTFTYDPTAIGLVLAALDPSAGIVAPCGPVPLGAGILDVVIASNQQITEHR
- a CDS encoding glycoside hydrolase family 16 protein encodes the protein MNWIALLLSALMWTPGAPPAPTPTPTPSPTAPVPTTTTPPPAPPVQGGVLWEDAFNGTGAVDASKWTFQTGRWGASSGEQQYYTNSTSNASMSNGALQITARRENPPDGVRAPDNITSARVVSFGKQSVTPPVRIEASIKMPRAAGLLPAFWLLGLEPGHEYDWPRQGEIDVVEIPGTNGPSFNLHGPSRSNSSVDVKSGGDTTPLSDAFHTYRVDWLTDRITWFIDGVAKYSLTKAQYEAKGGNWTPFSGAFPHYVLLNVAVGNNWVGKVPASTPFPQTMSVDWIKASRIS
- a CDS encoding sulfurtransferase, which translates into the protein MPQETRDVTDLKSALRTLVPPVVLDVRWALGDSDGRQHYRDAHIPGAVFVDLENELAEPPSPEGRHPLPSIERLQAAARRWGVTTGVPVVVYDNTGNLAAARAWWLLKWAGFDEVTLLDGGLAAWIAEGNDTSAGEEVASEPGDVQLSVGHLPTLTTEEAAALAESGTLLDARAAERYSGEFEPVDPRAGHIPGAISAPTSANLDADGRFLTAEALRERFGGVKPQVGVYCGSGITAAHQVAALAIAGIDAALYPGSWSQWSGAPARPVATGM
- a CDS encoding aldehyde dehydrogenase family protein encodes the protein MALTPEDETHRLVDAALEELSAGEKKWATLTLAARRALLEQVRDLTVSHGAEWVTAACSIKGLDPSSSLVGEEWISGPYAFVSGASTLAHTLAALESGTSPLAQAHFGSAPGGRTTVQVLPLSIFDSLLLNGFSADVWLKPGIDADTAKRTAGLAQRDPAHTKGIGVVLGAGNIMSIAPLDTLYELFAHNRVVALKLNPITDPLLPVLRKVLRPLIDAGVVRLLTGGAEAGTYLVNHDLVDHVHMTGSSITHDAIVFGPGQTGVERKAANDPILTKPMTSELGGVSPTIVLPGEWSAADIEFQAEHVATQRLHNSGYNCIASQVVVLSSNWSQRDQFLAALRKALDSAPSRRAYYPGSDTRVAGALENYPKASRLSGGRVLIDDIDPGKESSLLETEYFAPVLGVIELPYDGDQFAAKAVITVNDKFVGTLGVNIIAHPKTIDRLGAKFDSMLAELNYGTIAVNAWTGVGFLTAAASWGAFPGHTIDDVQSGIGIVHNALLIDGAERTVVRGPFRPSPRSLINGEWSISPKPPWFVNNRTAATTGRLLTGFAGKPSWAKLPAIFASALRG
- a CDS encoding PucR family transcriptional regulator, with translation MATSTPTTVLVSTDLAAPLLDSTEMLAETLVHRILDAEHGYLEASLLTEDELRSACRENLRAMIGCLAGHGAPDLSSAHATGRLKAEQGVPLAALLHAYRLGGRLIWEELMNRSDGEPSRALLGMAAQVWALVDVCSDAAAEAYRSTVDTLSEQDAESRRRLVRALFGDHVSNPAAVADAVRTFRIPDRGSFVIVSAGSRDVGLSTRGIGAVWDSEVDGTLGLLFATSDALLEEVLGSIDNGVTDAAIGVSAGFSSPAGMPTAVEQARLARTCARVDGSALTRFDAVPVALMLARHPDSAQAATRQILGRLLDLPDGERDSLLATLDAWFDSKGSTSEAASRLHYHRNTVLYRLRRIGELTGRDFLDPIQCSELYVGLRAYQLSAANLSGVR
- a CDS encoding methyltransferase domain-containing protein; translation: MRVTADELFRRASCGLPCWMGHSDGTREPLPTARWMGGPASSTEDRIADGRMIGHCNGPTLDLGCGPGRLTEGLARRGISALGVDTSKKAVDLTVGRGGRAVLRDLFEPLPNAGDWACVLLADGNIGIGGDPVRLLRRAAELIRPDGAVIAEVHAPGAAEVQPQTVRWETDTMVGDWFAWASVSANATYAIAHSAGLAVVDIAPIHGRFFARLERA
- a CDS encoding molybdopterin-dependent oxidoreductase — encoded protein: MTDETVRARSPHMAASRGRFRSPLRGPWLTSIFGAVLLAGLPIVILTGLASYMAYGPQFGQALPTDVGWLRLPYFDWPTNPSWLYRLTQGLHVGLGLILVPIVLAKLWSVIPKLFVIPPIRSVSEALERLSLLALVGGILFEIVTGVLNIQYDYIFGFSFYTAHYWGAWIFIAGFVSHAIIKTPLMFRTLRSRSLIQVLADKQTEQEVDTNGSDLIAENPTDPTISRRGALALVGGGALFVAVLTVGQTTGGFLRNTAILLPRGRSYGDGPNDFQINRTASAARITEDTTGASWTLELTGGASAVTFTRDALLRMEQHTADLPIACVEGWSTVQRWTGVRLRDLASAAGVEDLRSAQVTSLEENGPFRQATLQSNQVLDADSLLALQVNGVDLSPDHGYPARIIVPAMPGVHNTKWVKAIEFRSA